actgccccaccattcaaaatatacacgtatccggtttgtgacttagagtcatccagatctgtgtggaagctagcatcgacgtaaccctttatgacgagctcttcgtcacctccataaacgagaaacatatccttagtcctcttcaggtacttcaggatattcttgaccgctgtccagtgttccatgccgggattactttggtaccttcctaccaaacttacggcaaggtttacatcaggtctggtacacaacatggcatacataatagaccctatggccgaggcataggggacgacactcatcttttctctatcttctgccgtggtcgggcattgatccgtgctcaattgcacaccttgcaatacaggcaagaaccccttcttggactgatccatattgaacttcttcaatatcttgtcaaggtacgtactttgtgaaagaccaatgaggcgtcttgatctatctctatagatcttgatgtctaatatataagcagcttctccaaggtccttcattgaaaaacacttgttcaagtaggcctttatgcttcccaataattctatatcatttcccatcaatagtatgtcatccacatataatatgagaaatgctacagagctcccactcactttcttgtaaacacaggcttctctataagtctgtgtaaacccaaacgctttgatcatctcatcaaatcgaatgttccaactccgagatgcttgcaccagcccatagatggagcgctggagcttgcatatcttgttagcattcttaggatcgacaaaaccttccggctgcatcatatacaattcttccttaagaaagccgttaaggaatgccgttttgacgtccatttgccatatctcataatcatagaatgcggcaattgctaacatgatttggacggacttcagcttcgctacgggtgagaaagtctcatcgcagtcaaccccttgaacttgtcgataacccttagcgacaagtcgagccttatagatggtcacattaccatctgcgtatgtcttcttcttaaagatccatttattttctatggcttgccgatcatcgggcaagtcagtcaaagtccatacttcgttttcatgcatggatcctatctcggatttcatggcttctagccatttgtcggaatctgggcctgccattgcttcttcatagtttgaaggtccaccgttgtctaacaacatgatttccaggacagggttgccataccactctggtgtggaacgtgtcctcgtggacctacgaagttcagtagtaacttgatccgaagtaccttgatcatcatcattagcttcctctctagtcagtgcaggcaccacaggaacatcttcctgagctgcgctactttccggttcaagaggtagtacttcatcaagttccactttcctcccacttacttctttcgagagaaactctttctccagaaaggacccattcttggcaacaaagatcttgccttcgaatctgaggtagaaggtatacccaatggtttccttagggtatcctatgaagacgcatttttccgacttgggttcgagcttttcaggttgaagtttcttgacataagcatcacatccccaaacttttggaaacgacagcttaggtttcttcccaaaccataattcatacggtgtcgtctcaacggatttcgacggagccctatttaaagtgaatgcggcagtctctaaagcatagccccaaaatgagagcggtagatcggtaagagacatcatagatcgcaccatatccaatagagtgcgattacgacgttaggacacaccatttcactgaggtgttccaggcggcgtgagttgtgaaactattccacatttccttaagtgtgtgccaaattcgtgactcaaatattcccctccacgatctgatcgtaagaattttatttccctgtcacgttgattctcaaccgcactctgaaattccttgaacttttcaaagttctcagacttgtgtttcattaggtagacatacccatatctactcaagtcatcagtgagagtgagaacataacgatagccaacgcgagcctcaacactcattggaccgcacacatcagtatgtatgatttccaataagttggttgctcgctgcattgttccggagaacggagtcttggtcatcttacccatgaggcatggttcgcacgtgtcaaatgattcgtaatcaagagactctaaaagtccatcagcatggagcttcttctgcgcttgacaccaatgtgaccaagacggcagtgccacaagtatgtgggactatcattatcaaccttacatcttttggtactcacactatgaatatgtgtaacactacattcgagattcattaagaataaaccattaaccagcggggcatgaccagaaaatatatctctcatataaatagaacaaccattattctcggatttaaatgagtagccacctttatagccacccagttacgttgtgacgtttggcacacccaaagcactcctatcgtatccgggagttgcacaatctcatggtctaaggaaatgatacttgacatttggaaaagctctagcaaacgaactacacgatcttgtgctatgcttaggattgggtcttgtccatcacatcattctcctaatgatgtgatcccgttatcaatgacatccaatgtccatagtcaggaaaccatgactatctgttgatcaacgagctagtcaactagaggctcactagggacatgttgtggtctatgtattcacacatgtattacgatttccggataacacaattatagcatgaacaatagacaattatcatgaacaaggaaatataataataaccattttattattgcctctagggcatatttccaacacaaacATATTCAATTTAAATTAATAAAAGTATAATACAAATATAAGTAGACATAGCGAGTACAGATAAATCAACATCATGCGGTGTTGTTCGCTCGATACGGGCATTCCCTACGTGAATCTCCAGGACACCTACAAACGCGGCATCGCCTTGGTTCTCCCATCTGGCTATGGTCCATGTCATTGCGATGACGCCTAGACTGACATCGTCCCTTGGCGGTTCTCATCAAGTCGGCGTTCGGAACCCATTTCAGCCCATCTAGCGACATCATTTTGTAGTTCATATCAATGCCCCAGGCCCAGAACTCACCGTTCCAAGTGTTGTACAGATTGTACATGTTGAAGTACGGTGATATGTATGGCTCAACACTGATTTTTTTGATCTGCAGCCGCCCGGAGCACATGACTACAAGGGCAGCCCTCAAGCTTGGGCTTGTTACACGTGCACTCACAGGACGTTGGGCCGAGGGTGACAGCTTGCTTTTTTGATCCTCTGTGGTGACCCTTAACGTACTTGGCTCGCACATTGACCTCCCACTTATTCCTAAGTGCGTCCACTTTCCTGCAGCCATGGCTTTGGGACTTCTTTGCTTTCTCGACCAGATGTCTTTGCATCTTCTCGGACCATGGCTTGTTCAATTCAACTTGTGCTTTAGCCACGGTAACCCTGTCTGCAAAGTATGACAGGGTCCGGTTCCAAGTTTCTTCAATTAGGGCTGTGATAGGCAAGGCTCTCACCCCTTTAAGAACACCATTGTACACCTCTGACATGTTGCTGGTCATTATTCCATACCGAGCCCCGGTGTCGTGAGCCTGCGCCCACTTGTACAAATCAGGGCAATTCTCGCCGATCCACTGGCTCAAATTTATGGCCGTCCTTCGAACCCTCCCGTCTTCTCTCTGCAGCAAGGCCGCGCGCTCGATCTCACCATTGATACCTGCCCAGATGGCATTCATTTTGGCTTCAGTTTTCTGCATGCACATCCTCTTGAATAACTTGAACCAATCCTTATTCTTGAATTTGGAGTAAAAGTTTGCTGCCAAATGCCGCATGCACGACCTTCCCTCTAGATCCGGCCACCCCCACTCTTCTGACGACTCCTTAATTATGTCGAGAGCACTTAATAATCCTGTGTTGCGATCAGAGATGATGCAAACACCTAAACGCTCTTTCACGACACCCATCTTCACGCAGCTCAGGAACCACAACCAGCTATCTTTGTTCTCGCTCTCGACCAGTGCGTATGCAATAGGAAGAAGCTGATTATTTGCATCTGCTGCAATCGCCACCAATAGTGTGCCCTTGTACTTTTCAATGAGAAAGGTACCATCAGCTGATAATACCGGGCGACAGTGCCTGAAGGCTTGTATAGTCTGGGCGAATGCCCAGAATAAGCGGTCCAGGATTAGCTCACCCGGGTTCTTTGGGTTCTGACGTTCTCTCCGCCAAACTTGAGTCCCCCTATTAGCACTTGCTATCTGATGAAGCATTCTGGGGGCATAAGAATAGGCCTCCTCATAGGTTCCATACAAGTTTTTGAATATATTTTCCTTCGCACGCATAGCCTTGCTGTAGCTGACAGGGAAGCCAATCTGATCTTCTGCATCTTTTTGCAAAGCCCTAACACTAATGTTGAGACTTCCCTGCACAATCGTTTCCATCACCTGTGCCACATATCTTGCCGTCACATTGCAGTGATTTGAAAGAGTCCCAGTTTGCTCACAGCTATGCTGCACTATTTTTGTGATATGCCATGACTGACATACCCAAGGCTTCAGTCTAGCGAGAGCTCTTCCGCAGCAACCTTTCGCGGTGTGGATGCATATGACCTTCAACTCTTTTTTATCAAACTGCTACACTTTTTGCTGGCGGTGGAGGGCGATTGCATACCTATTAATTGCTTGGTAAGCAGACTTCTTGTCTGGGAAAACCTGCCCAACCTCCAGGCTCCCCGCTTCTAGGCCAGAAACAGAGTGAAATTCATTTGTGATGCTCATATCCTGTAAAAACCCAGGTTGCAGTGACGCCGCGACCGCCCTCTGGGGAGGAACATCTTCTTCTTCGCTTGACTCAGAAGATGCGGAAGGGTGATCGTCATCATCGAGCGCCTCCGGCAATCCCTCCACGTGTTCACTCATGTCAACGGCCGCATACCAATATCACGTGTCATACACAGGCTGGTCTCCCATCGGTTCCGATGGGCCGATGCTAGGGGCTGATGTGATGGCCAACTCGACCTCACCGCCCCTGCTACTGCATCCGGCAACATCAGTGACTGAAATGAAGTCCACATACACCATCGGCTGACCAAACACTGGGTTATTGGGATTGCTTGCAAACCTCATGTACGACCCCCACGACTGATCACCTGTGACAGGCCGCAAACCCCAACGGGCAGCTGTCCCATCATTTGCTCCGTCAGCGACGAAGGCCTCTATTGTCATTTTTTCCCCTGCATCCCTGGGCCAAACACCGCTCGGATGCGCCTTCTGACAGCTGCGTAACCCACGTTCACCATGTCTCTAACTACAACTGTAGTCGACTCGCACAAGGACACATCCACCCCGAAAGGACCGTCCCGTAAGACGTTTCCATAGTACACTACTAAATTTTCCATAGTACCTAACCAAAATACATGTTTACATTTCAAACAATTAGTAACTGAACATTTAATGGTAGTACGATGACAACATTTACATATCAGACGACTAAAATAATAATCGTATTTTCGTTACAAATATTCATTTTGTTTTTAGAATCATTTGCTTAGACTTTCCGGGGTTGTTTGGTTAATGGGTATTTAGAGATCTTTTTTTTCTCTAACTCGTCTACGAGCGTCACAAACTAAAACTCTGTTTGCTTTTCTCCAACTACCCCAAAAATATCCTAAACTGATCCTCGTAACATGCAAAAACTGAGCTTTTGGAAAAACAACTATTAGTAAAAACTAATTTTCTTACAACAGGTTATGACAAAACCGATGGTAATTACTCGCTATCCAAACAACCACTAAACATAATAGTACGATAATAACATTTTAATATCATATGAGTAAAACATTTAATTTCTTCCGGCTTTATATAATTTTTTCATATCATACGATAACAATCATTTATTTACAAATAATAATATTTGCAGCGGCATGCACATTATTCACAATAGTACATCAATACAAAAAATGTTATCAAAATTACGGCGTCATTTTATAACTTAGCTCCAATATGGATGTG
This sequence is a window from Aegilops tauschii subsp. strangulata cultivar AL8/78 chromosome 7, Aet v6.0, whole genome shotgun sequence. Protein-coding genes within it:
- the LOC120968115 gene encoding uncharacterized protein, translating into METIVQGSLNISVRALQKDAEDQIGFPVSYSKAMRAKENIFKNLYGTYEEAYSYAPRMLHQIASANRGTQVWRRERQNPKNPGELILDRLFWAFAQTIQAFRHCRPVLSADGTFLIEKYKGTLLVAIAADANNQLLPIAYALVESENKDSWLWFLSCVKMGVVKERLGVCIISDRNTGLLSALDIIKESSEEWGWPDLEGRSCMRHLAANFYSKFKNKDWFKLFKRMCMQKTEAKMNAIWAGINGEIERAALLQREDGRVRRTAINLSQWIGENCPDLYKWAQAHDTGARYGIMTSNMSEVYNGVLKGVRALPITALIEETWNRTLSYFADRVTVAKAQVELNKPWSEKMQRHLVEKAKKSQSHGCRKVDALRNKWEVNVRAKYVKGHHRGSKKQAVTLGPTSCECTCNKPKLEGCPCSHVLRAAADQKNQC